The following proteins come from a genomic window of Streptomyces sp. GS7:
- a CDS encoding 2-dehydropantoate 2-reductase gives MTRIAVVGVGAVGGVVAASLASTGRMEVAACVRSPLGGLRIDGPDEGTRTASVHVHEEFDPARVSPVEWVLLATKVHQTAGAAPWLERLCGAGTRVVVLQNGVEHLQRVGPLAGPARVLPAVVDIAAESLRRGHIRLFDRPRITVPEGEDGADFVALCQDSGIAVALTGDFVTAAWAKLCLNVANGAITALTMRRMPVFAHPRVARLGRALAEEARRVAVASGARLPEDLAEQVIARLRTLPAESGSSMLWDRLAGRALEYDARNGAVVRAGARLGIPTPYNEAVTALLEAVSERDDAT, from the coding sequence ATGACACGTATTGCCGTGGTGGGAGTCGGGGCAGTGGGAGGCGTGGTGGCTGCGAGCCTCGCCTCGACGGGGCGCATGGAGGTGGCCGCGTGTGTGCGCTCGCCACTGGGCGGGTTACGGATCGACGGGCCTGACGAAGGGACCCGGACGGCTTCCGTACACGTACACGAGGAGTTCGATCCTGCCCGGGTGTCGCCGGTGGAATGGGTGCTGCTCGCGACCAAGGTTCACCAGACGGCCGGGGCAGCGCCGTGGCTGGAGCGGCTGTGCGGTGCGGGCACCCGTGTCGTGGTGCTGCAGAACGGTGTGGAACACCTCCAGCGCGTTGGGCCGTTGGCGGGCCCGGCTCGCGTCCTGCCGGCCGTGGTGGACATCGCGGCGGAGTCGCTGCGGCGTGGGCACATCCGGTTGTTCGATCGGCCGCGGATCACGGTGCCCGAGGGCGAGGACGGCGCGGACTTCGTGGCCCTGTGCCAGGACAGCGGCATCGCCGTCGCGCTCACCGGTGATTTCGTGACCGCGGCCTGGGCGAAGCTGTGCCTGAATGTGGCCAACGGCGCCATCACAGCCTTGACCATGCGCCGGATGCCGGTCTTTGCCCATCCGCGCGTCGCACGGCTGGGCCGGGCGTTGGCGGAGGAGGCGCGCCGGGTCGCCGTCGCGTCGGGCGCGCGCCTGCCCGAGGACCTGGCCGAGCAGGTCATCGCCCGGCTGCGGACGCTGCCTGCCGAGTCCGGCAGCAGCATGCTGTGGGACCGCCTGGCGGGCCGTGCCCTGGAATACGACGCCCGCAACGGCGCCGTGGTGCGCGCGGGGGCGCGCCTCGGCATTCCCACTCCGTACAACGAGGCCGTCACCGCGCTGCTGGAAGCCGTCAGCGAACGGGACGACGCGACATAG
- a CDS encoding cytotoxin leucocidin yields MNAPRNASKRKATAHSLQEITDEWGKWMAQERFPGSNGCRFTASTDYGKQSALGDYHKYQVSAEYRGITYDPNAPSPIPGQVSSVTTNYRNGSAVEQVVTYKQSKTTEQDLRISVTESLKIGVSMEVSAEIPAVAKVSETTSIETSLSSTQEFAHKEVQNWSVDLPLKIPPKSVIEASLVIGTQKYDIDWTATVNMAGSVAIWFNDKVDLNHDGDHHWLWFVPIEEVFRDCRTHSIVDTTGYEVTADGVDAFASGKFSGGQGASVNVNVVQKDLNGGQQRGVPQPIPVPLTQDGRKVIRAGR; encoded by the coding sequence TTGAACGCCCCACGCAACGCCTCGAAGCGCAAGGCAACCGCCCACTCGCTCCAGGAGATCACGGACGAGTGGGGCAAGTGGATGGCCCAGGAGAGGTTCCCCGGCTCCAACGGATGCCGTTTCACCGCCTCCACGGACTACGGCAAGCAGAGCGCGCTCGGCGACTACCACAAGTACCAGGTCAGCGCGGAGTACAGGGGCATCACCTACGACCCCAACGCCCCCTCCCCCATACCGGGTCAGGTCAGCTCCGTCACCACCAACTACCGCAACGGCTCGGCGGTCGAGCAAGTCGTCACGTACAAGCAGAGCAAGACGACCGAACAGGACCTGCGGATCTCCGTGACCGAGTCGCTGAAGATCGGCGTCTCCATGGAGGTCTCGGCCGAGATCCCGGCCGTGGCCAAGGTCAGCGAGACCACCTCGATCGAGACCAGCCTCTCCTCGACCCAGGAGTTCGCCCACAAGGAGGTCCAGAACTGGAGTGTCGACCTCCCTCTCAAGATCCCGCCCAAGTCGGTCATCGAGGCGTCCCTCGTGATCGGCACCCAGAAGTACGACATCGACTGGACGGCCACCGTCAACATGGCCGGATCCGTGGCGATCTGGTTCAACGACAAGGTCGACCTCAACCACGACGGTGACCACCACTGGCTCTGGTTCGTCCCCATCGAGGAGGTGTTCCGTGACTGCCGCACCCACTCGATCGTGGACACGACCGGTTACGAGGTCACCGCAGACGGCGTGGACGCCTTCGCGAGCGGGAAGTTCAGCGGGGGCCAGGGCGCGTCCGTCAACGTGAACGTCGTCCAGAAGGATCTCAACGGCGGCCAACAGCGCGGCGTCCCGCAGCCGATCCCGGTCCCGCTCACCCAGGACGGCAGGAAAGTCATCCGCGCAGGCCGCTGA
- a CDS encoding TetR/AcrR family transcriptional regulator: MSVNESTPRPGGRAARVRSAVHEAVIELLSEPGGKDVTVPAIAQRAGVNPTSIYRRWGTREALLADVAVTRLAEDSPLPDTGTLCGDLTQWATAAASSLMRPEGQLILRALVMSLPGTPEAQEERSRHFARRADDIGRILDRAAARGEDPPDIDQVLDHVLGPLYLRALFGAMPATPAYPQALVEQLLHGGSAPARPGNLRTLRP, encoded by the coding sequence GTGAGCGTGAACGAATCGACCCCGCGCCCCGGCGGACGCGCAGCCCGCGTCCGGTCGGCGGTCCACGAGGCAGTGATCGAGCTGCTGTCCGAGCCCGGCGGCAAGGATGTGACCGTCCCCGCGATCGCACAGCGGGCGGGCGTGAATCCCACCAGCATCTATCGCCGCTGGGGCACTCGTGAGGCGCTGCTGGCCGATGTGGCGGTCACCCGGCTGGCAGAGGACTCCCCCTTGCCCGACACCGGCACCCTGTGCGGCGATCTGACGCAGTGGGCCACCGCGGCAGCCTCCAGCCTCATGCGCCCCGAAGGGCAGTTGATCCTGCGCGCCCTGGTCATGTCCCTGCCCGGGACGCCCGAGGCTCAGGAGGAACGCTCCCGCCACTTCGCGCGTCGGGCCGACGACATCGGCCGGATCCTCGACCGGGCCGCTGCCCGCGGAGAGGATCCCCCCGACATCGACCAGGTACTCGACCACGTACTCGGGCCGCTCTATCTGCGGGCCCTCTTCGGCGCCATGCCGGCCACGCCCGCCTACCCCCAGGCGCTCGTCGAGCAACTGCTGCACGGAGGCAGCGCTCCGGCCCGTCCAGGGAACCTCCGCACACTCCGGCCGTGA
- a CDS encoding alpha/beta hydrolase family protein, with protein MKNLLFPNDAQFWYETLRSFGHITYGGADFGEVVSTSTRIVEGDYGSWHDEWLATADRVSGEAQRALDEGHSVSARDGFLRASNYYRSAEFFLHGNPCDPRHHHAYDRSVECFHAAAALFTPRIEPVRIPYEGTTLPGYLYRADTLATPRPTVIMHNGFDGTVEEMHFFGAMAGVERGYNVLAFDGPGQPGPLHHDGLVFRPDWENVVGPVLDFALTLPEVDGDRVALLGNSMGGLLAPRAAAFEQRLAAVVALDGVHDLGRAVTAIVPGDRDEAERRLRAASDPELDAQLDHLIATNPVMRWALNHGMYVMGADTPRAFGAVYLDYHLRDGIAERITCPALICEAAEDLFFAGQARQLYDSLTCPKALIEFTAEEGADAHCQAGAQRLALARIYDWLDDTLHHRHAAG; from the coding sequence GTGAAGAACCTGCTGTTCCCCAATGACGCCCAGTTCTGGTACGAGACCCTGCGGTCGTTCGGCCACATCACCTACGGCGGCGCCGACTTCGGTGAGGTCGTCTCGACGAGTACGCGCATCGTGGAGGGCGACTACGGCAGCTGGCACGACGAGTGGCTGGCCACGGCCGACCGAGTCTCCGGCGAGGCCCAACGGGCCCTGGACGAGGGCCACTCGGTCAGTGCCCGGGACGGATTCCTGCGGGCGTCGAACTACTACCGCTCGGCGGAGTTCTTCCTGCACGGCAACCCGTGCGACCCCCGCCACCACCACGCCTACGACCGCAGCGTGGAGTGCTTCCACGCCGCGGCGGCACTGTTCACCCCGCGGATCGAGCCGGTCCGCATCCCCTACGAGGGCACCACGCTCCCCGGCTACCTCTACCGCGCCGACACCCTCGCAACCCCCCGGCCCACCGTGATCATGCACAACGGATTCGACGGCACGGTGGAAGAGATGCACTTCTTCGGGGCGATGGCCGGTGTGGAGCGCGGCTACAACGTCCTCGCGTTCGACGGACCGGGTCAGCCAGGTCCGCTCCACCACGACGGCCTCGTGTTCCGTCCGGACTGGGAGAACGTCGTGGGCCCCGTCCTCGACTTCGCCCTGACCCTGCCGGAGGTCGACGGCGACCGGGTTGCGCTGCTCGGCAACAGCATGGGCGGACTGCTTGCCCCGAGGGCAGCGGCGTTCGAACAGCGGCTGGCCGCGGTGGTCGCCCTCGACGGTGTCCACGACCTCGGCCGGGCGGTCACCGCCATCGTGCCCGGCGACCGTGACGAGGCCGAACGGCGGCTGCGCGCGGCCTCGGATCCCGAACTCGACGCCCAGCTGGATCACTTGATCGCCACCAACCCGGTCATGCGCTGGGCGTTGAACCACGGCATGTACGTGATGGGGGCCGACACCCCCCGTGCCTTCGGTGCCGTCTATCTCGACTACCACCTCCGCGACGGCATCGCCGAACGGATCACATGCCCTGCCCTGATCTGCGAGGCCGCCGAGGACCTGTTCTTCGCCGGACAGGCTCGGCAGCTGTACGACAGCCTCACCTGCCCCAAGGCCCTGATCGAGTTCACCGCGGAAGAAGGCGCCGACGCGCACTGCCAGGCGGGAGCGCAGCGGCTGGCTCTGGCGCGCATCTATGACTGGCTGGACGACACGCTGCACCACCGGCACGCGGCTGGCTAG
- a CDS encoding MFS transporter, which translates to MQSNLRFPASRRPGLRGWPAVVGIGFSFAVTMMGTTLPTPLYPLYRASYGFGELATTVVYAVYVVGVLVALLLFGHWSDQIGRIRMLRAGVLLSALSTSVFLLGEGTGWLLVGRLVSGLSAGIFTGTASAAMVEVAPPGGAARATLAAAAVNIGGLGAGPLVAGALAEYAPWPLRLCFVVESVLTVIGLVAVSAVAEPVRLPSTPTLRPQKVSVPGSVRTVFIKAAIPGFAGFAVLGLFAAVAPSFLAVVLHTTNHAATGLVVALLFLASVTGQLSSSGLGEYRSLLLGCAALIAGMTLVATGLLTASLAFLTVGGAAAGVGQGLAFRAGLDSIVRQAQPKTRGSVTSAFFVVLYAGITLPVIGEGALANLLGLVQAGTLFNGFVIFLGVTALLFLARRRREPLAR; encoded by the coding sequence GTGCAGTCGAACTTGCGTTTCCCCGCCTCCAGACGTCCCGGACTGCGCGGATGGCCGGCGGTCGTGGGCATCGGGTTCTCCTTCGCCGTCACGATGATGGGAACCACGCTGCCCACGCCGCTCTACCCGCTGTACCGGGCCTCCTACGGTTTCGGCGAGCTGGCCACCACGGTCGTCTACGCCGTCTACGTGGTCGGTGTCCTGGTCGCGCTCCTGTTGTTCGGCCACTGGTCCGACCAGATAGGACGGATCCGGATGCTTCGAGCCGGCGTACTGCTGTCCGCCTTGTCGACGTCGGTCTTCCTCCTCGGCGAGGGAACCGGCTGGCTGCTGGTGGGCCGGCTCGTCTCCGGGCTGTCCGCGGGAATCTTCACGGGCACGGCCAGCGCGGCCATGGTCGAAGTCGCCCCGCCGGGCGGGGCGGCGCGTGCGACCCTGGCAGCGGCGGCGGTGAACATCGGCGGCCTCGGCGCCGGGCCGCTGGTCGCGGGAGCGCTGGCCGAGTACGCGCCCTGGCCGCTGAGACTGTGCTTCGTCGTCGAGTCGGTTCTGACGGTCATCGGGCTGGTCGCGGTCAGCGCCGTCGCCGAGCCCGTCCGCCTGCCGTCCACGCCGACGCTGCGGCCCCAGAAGGTCAGCGTGCCGGGATCGGTGCGCACGGTCTTCATCAAGGCCGCGATCCCCGGCTTCGCGGGCTTTGCCGTACTCGGTCTCTTCGCCGCCGTGGCCCCCTCGTTCCTGGCGGTCGTCCTGCACACGACCAACCATGCGGCAACGGGCCTGGTCGTCGCGCTGCTCTTCCTCGCCTCCGTCACCGGTCAGCTGTCGTCCTCCGGACTGGGCGAGTACCGCTCGCTTCTGCTGGGGTGCGCCGCTTTGATCGCCGGTATGACGTTGGTGGCCACCGGCCTGCTGACCGCCTCCCTGGCCTTCCTGACCGTCGGTGGCGCCGCCGCCGGAGTCGGCCAGGGACTGGCGTTCCGAGCCGGCTTGGACTCGATCGTCCGACAGGCTCAGCCGAAGACCAGAGGATCGGTGACGTCCGCGTTCTTTGTCGTCCTGTATGCGGGTATCACCCTCCCCGTGATCGGAGAGGGTGCCCTCGCGAACCTGCTGGGCCTGGTCCAGGCGGGAACCCTCTTCAACGGCTTCGTCATCTTCCTGGGCGTCACCGCGCTGTTGTTCCTCGCCCGCCGCAGACGAGAGCCCCTCGCCAGATGA
- a CDS encoding PP2C family protein-serine/threonine phosphatase: MEGKGPERPHRPDLLARLDAELGRIDEQLRALAAAKDRIQSLLDAVVAITREQELSAVLHRIVTTAMDLVGARYGALGVFDESGEHLAQFMAVGLSEQERAALAEVGFPRGLGVLGHLIQHPEPLRVDDVSSHPASVGFPPGHPRLRTLLGVAVSVRGEIYGDLYLSERIDGRLFDVHDENIVVALASAAGIAIDNVRLFEQVRAGSELFQRRLLPTLPDMRPFDAAAIYRPAAEPHHVGGDWYDAILLPDGAVAVVIGDVVGHDLHAAAAMASTRHMLRALLFAMRTPPSAVLAQLDRTLEAITDNPVTTTILARIEPEGAAWRLRWSTAGHIPPLLITPDRRAEYLFTEPGLPLNVDSGQPRPDRTHPLPADTIVVFFTDGLIEHPDHPINESLAELAELATTHADLPLQDFVQALADHHPSDGHDDMAILALRTPG; this comes from the coding sequence ATGGAGGGCAAGGGACCGGAGCGGCCGCACCGCCCTGACCTGCTGGCGCGTCTGGACGCCGAGCTGGGGCGGATCGACGAGCAGCTGCGCGCCCTGGCCGCCGCCAAGGACCGGATTCAGAGCCTGTTGGACGCGGTGGTGGCCATCACCCGGGAACAGGAGCTGTCCGCGGTGTTGCACCGCATCGTGACCACCGCCATGGACCTGGTCGGCGCCCGCTACGGGGCACTGGGAGTATTTGACGAGTCCGGCGAGCACCTCGCGCAGTTCATGGCCGTCGGCTTGTCCGAGCAGGAACGTGCGGCCCTGGCCGAAGTGGGGTTTCCGCGCGGCCTGGGCGTGCTGGGACACCTGATCCAGCACCCCGAACCCCTGCGGGTCGACGATGTCTCCTCCCACCCGGCCTCGGTGGGGTTTCCGCCCGGCCACCCGCGCCTGCGTACCCTGCTCGGCGTCGCCGTCAGCGTCCGCGGCGAAATCTACGGCGATCTCTACCTCTCCGAGCGGATCGACGGGCGCCTCTTCGACGTGCACGACGAGAACATCGTCGTTGCCCTGGCCAGCGCCGCCGGCATCGCGATCGACAACGTCCGTCTCTTCGAACAGGTTCGTGCCGGATCCGAACTGTTCCAGCGGCGTTTGCTGCCGACGCTGCCCGACATGCGGCCCTTCGACGCCGCCGCCATCTACCGGCCCGCCGCCGAACCCCACCATGTGGGCGGCGACTGGTACGACGCCATCCTGCTTCCGGACGGCGCGGTGGCGGTCGTCATCGGCGACGTGGTCGGCCACGATCTGCATGCCGCCGCCGCCATGGCCTCCACCCGTCACATGCTGCGCGCTTTGCTGTTCGCCATGCGTACTCCGCCCAGCGCGGTCCTCGCCCAGCTCGATCGCACTCTGGAGGCCATCACCGACAACCCCGTAACCACCACCATCCTGGCGCGCATCGAACCCGAGGGGGCTGCCTGGAGGCTGCGCTGGAGCACCGCGGGCCATATCCCGCCCTTGCTGATCACCCCCGACCGCCGGGCGGAATACCTGTTCACGGAGCCTGGACTACCACTGAACGTCGACAGCGGGCAGCCCCGCCCCGACCGCACCCACCCCCTGCCCGCGGACACCATCGTGGTCTTCTTCACCGACGGCCTCATCGAACACCCCGACCACCCCATCAACGAGAGCCTCGCCGAACTCGCCGAACTCGCCACCACGCACGCAGACCTGCCCCTGCAGGACTTCGTGCAGGCCCTGGCCGACCACCACCCCAGCGACGGGCACGACGACATGGCCATCCTCGCCCTGCGCACCCCGGGCTGA
- a CDS encoding MASE1 domain-containing protein: MTVANGGRLRRVGMTALQLGVVAALYYVSGKLGLLQQLVRGQVSPLWPPTGIALAALLLMGLRAWPGIALGALLVNISLGPSIPAVLAITAGNTLAPLFAYALLRRTGFRIEMNRFQDALALVFLGAFTGMLISATVGTGTLLLAHALPAGGFWPTWWVWWTGDAMGVLVVTPALLVLRSAHLPKDTPPSRWAEAALLVAATIGVGFLENAPVPLIFLAFPLLTWAAFRFQLAGAAPCALAVSTGAILAAPRRSGPFAGHTLLTDMIALQAFNGAAAMTALLLAAAITERNQTQEKIEQTCRQLAEMAARIASDTGGPSARPDGDEQEEDGGPTRPS; encoded by the coding sequence ATGACGGTGGCGAACGGCGGCAGGCTCCGGCGCGTTGGCATGACGGCGCTGCAGCTCGGTGTCGTCGCCGCGCTGTATTACGTCTCGGGCAAGCTGGGGCTGCTCCAGCAACTCGTGCGCGGCCAGGTCTCGCCGCTGTGGCCTCCGACCGGCATCGCCCTGGCTGCTCTCCTCCTGATGGGCCTGCGGGCCTGGCCCGGGATCGCTCTCGGCGCCTTACTGGTCAACATCTCACTTGGGCCGTCGATCCCCGCCGTTCTCGCGATCACGGCAGGCAACACACTCGCGCCCCTCTTCGCCTACGCGCTCCTTCGCCGCACCGGGTTCCGCATCGAGATGAACCGGTTCCAGGACGCGCTCGCGCTGGTCTTCCTCGGCGCATTCACCGGCATGCTCATCAGCGCGACGGTGGGCACCGGCACCCTGCTCCTGGCTCACGCTCTGCCCGCCGGCGGGTTCTGGCCCACATGGTGGGTCTGGTGGACCGGCGATGCGATGGGCGTTCTGGTGGTCACGCCGGCGCTGCTCGTCCTCCGCTCGGCACACCTGCCCAAGGACACACCACCCTCCCGGTGGGCGGAGGCAGCGCTGCTTGTGGCGGCCACCATCGGCGTCGGCTTCCTCGAAAACGCTCCGGTACCGCTGATCTTCCTCGCTTTCCCGCTACTGACCTGGGCTGCCTTCCGCTTCCAACTCGCCGGAGCCGCACCCTGCGCGCTGGCCGTATCCACCGGTGCAATCCTCGCCGCCCCCCGCAGGTCAGGCCCGTTCGCCGGTCACACTCTGCTCACCGACATGATCGCGCTGCAGGCGTTCAACGGCGCCGCCGCGATGACCGCGCTGCTACTCGCCGCCGCCATCACCGAACGAAACCAAACCCAGGAGAAGATCGAACAAACCTGCAGGCAGCTCGCCGAGATGGCGGCAAGGATCGCATCGGACACCGGCGGCCCATCAGCACGTCCCGACGGCGACGAGCAGGAAGAAGACGGCGGACCGACTCGGCCGTCGTGA
- a CDS encoding SMI1/KNR4 family protein: MESWDAGTVRVRMRRMAAGDPARERFGADTHRYELAPALPEAEIKAFEEAHGVDLPAEYRSFVVQVGNGPAGPGHGLMPLTVPRIEAGAGWAADDEWEDDRLPGRLAEPFRLTEPLPGRIGAPADGLTGGTLMLAEEGCGIYIRLILNGPRAGEVWQIDPDWGGFVPVSPGFRAWYTEWLERL; the protein is encoded by the coding sequence ATGGAGAGCTGGGATGCGGGCACTGTACGCGTTCGGATGCGGCGGATGGCGGCAGGGGACCCGGCGCGGGAGCGCTTCGGGGCGGACACTCATCGGTACGAGCTGGCGCCTGCGCTGCCGGAGGCAGAGATCAAGGCATTCGAGGAAGCTCACGGCGTCGACCTGCCGGCGGAGTACCGGTCCTTCGTCGTGCAGGTGGGCAACGGCCCCGCCGGCCCCGGTCACGGGTTGATGCCCTTGACCGTCCCCCGCATCGAGGCCGGCGCGGGGTGGGCCGCGGACGACGAGTGGGAAGACGACCGGCTACCGGGCCGACTCGCCGAGCCGTTCCGTCTCACCGAACCCCTGCCCGGTCGCATCGGCGCACCGGCCGACGGGTTGACCGGGGGCACGCTCATGCTGGCCGAAGAGGGGTGCGGCATCTACATCCGGCTGATCCTGAACGGCCCGCGAGCAGGTGAGGTCTGGCAGATCGACCCGGACTGGGGCGGCTTCGTCCCGGTGAGCCCCGGTTTCCGCGCGTGGTACACCGAGTGGCTGGAGCGTCTGTGA